Proteins found in one Gimesia chilikensis genomic segment:
- the tsaB gene encoding tRNA (adenosine(37)-N6)-threonylcarbamoyltransferase complex dimerization subunit type 1 TsaB produces MENSEFYLGIETSGRSGSIAICRPGQEIAPVSLQQQGRKHAQTLVSEVRKLLDQLEIAPQQIAGIGVSRGPGSFTGLRIGITFAKTFGYVTGAPVQGIDTFAAIALSCPTEISETHVISNAQRGDLFVGRYVRNSTGEWQQTVPIHLQDIHEFSSALQPGETVCGPGIDLLDQGSLPEIRIEDFPRQTLASQVAELTATLLQQETPPASEVWNLTPFYLRKSAAEEKWDAQHNQ; encoded by the coding sequence GTGGAAAATTCCGAGTTTTATCTAGGTATCGAGACTTCCGGACGCAGCGGCTCCATCGCGATTTGCCGTCCCGGGCAGGAAATTGCGCCCGTCTCACTGCAGCAACAGGGGAGAAAGCACGCCCAGACCCTGGTCAGCGAAGTCAGAAAACTGCTGGATCAGCTGGAAATCGCCCCTCAGCAGATCGCCGGAATCGGCGTCAGCCGTGGCCCGGGCAGCTTTACCGGCCTGAGAATCGGCATCACCTTCGCCAAAACCTTTGGCTACGTGACAGGTGCTCCCGTACAGGGAATCGATACCTTTGCAGCCATCGCACTCAGTTGTCCGACTGAAATTTCAGAGACCCATGTGATCTCCAACGCCCAGCGGGGCGATTTATTCGTCGGCAGATATGTCCGCAATTCCACAGGAGAATGGCAACAGACAGTCCCCATTCATCTGCAGGACATCCACGAATTCAGCAGTGCACTTCAGCCCGGTGAAACCGTCTGTGGTCCCGGAATCGATCTGCTCGACCAGGGCAGCTTACCGGAAATCCGGATCGAAGATTTTCCCCGCCAGACACTCGCCTCTCAGGTCGCAGAACTGACGGCCACGCTCCTGCAGCAGGAGACCCCACCGGCCAGTGAAGTCTGGAACCTGACTCCCTTCTACCTTCGCAAAAGTGCAGCAGAAGAGAAGTGGGATGCACAACACAATCAGTAA
- a CDS encoding DUF6793 family protein — translation MALYEIETNAHIMVGWANTQEEAEHAAQENYPEDEILRVTRRPRDMWVISKRLLGIEGHTEPCDMARECLFRASGDKVHAIRLYMRDTGADLHEAQLAIETNMSVGW, via the coding sequence ATGGCTCTTTACGAGATTGAAACAAACGCGCATATCATGGTGGGCTGGGCTAATACTCAAGAAGAAGCGGAACACGCTGCCCAGGAGAATTACCCCGAAGATGAGATCTTGCGTGTCACTCGCCGCCCACGCGACATGTGGGTCATCTCCAAACGCCTGCTGGGGATTGAAGGGCACACCGAACCCTGCGACATGGCACGCGAATGCCTCTTCCGCGCTTCGGGTGACAAAGTTCACGCCATCCGACTCTACATGCGTGACACCGGGGCCGACCTGCACGAAGCCCAGCTGGCAATCGAAACCAACATGTCTGTCGGCTGGTAA